TATTGGCTTATGTTGAGTGAGAAAAATACTTGATTTTCCAACTGCAGATCATTAATCAAAAATGTTATCTTATAATACCTTCGTCTAAGACACTTACACACcataactttataaaaatattgtatcaAAATCACAAGGAAACTAGTAATCAGAACCTTGTGGAGAACTAATCTAACAACACATAAAAACTAAATGAAGCATTGATAAAACTACTCTTCCATGGCGGCATGATTCTCCTCTGATTGCTGTTGAGAAACCTTTACCTTGATCTTTGGTAAAGTGAGAGAAGGATCCTGTTGAAGCACTGAAGGAGCTTTCACCAAACTGATGCCCTGTTCCAACTCTCTCACTGCCTCCTTCATGAGCTTTTCCTTTTTGCCTTTCATCCTATTCAAGTTTTTACACAATATGAGTAAAAGACCAAACAAAATACTTTGTAAACATTTCCAATATAAACAAATAGGAATCAAAGAGCACCTATTCTTATGGTGTCTTTCCTCCCTGGTGACTCTGATCTTATCAATCTTTGGAATAGCCTTCAGGACGTTCTCCGCAACATTCCTGTCATATCTTTCAGGCCTGTTTCGCTTTCTCTCAAACTCAAAGGTCGAAtcctaaaacaaaaaacaacagCTGTTAAGTTAGCCCAGAACAAagcaattaaattaaaagggtACCTATCGAGATAATTACCTGTGTCATATCCTTTCCATGCACTCTACGATATGCCTTGGTCCATTTTACCTTGCGGGGATTTCTCTTCATTTTGAAGTTTTTGTGGCATTTTGACCTACAAAACCGAAAAATCTGCCAAAACAAAAACAGTTAATCTCATCTGATCTAACTAGACCAATCAATAGGATATAAATACAAAGATGATGAATAAACAAGTGTAGAATACTCTTAAGAGTTAGATCCCAAATAAGGAGTGGTCTTCATTTTACCTTTGCATCATTACGAACAAACTGGATTCCATGTCCAGGATATACGGTTGAAGAGCAAAACCAGCATTTTTCCAATCTCATTGTGCCTCAGAATAGAGCAACACTTCACTGGAAAAATAAACAAGAACAGATAACAATAagattatataaaatactattaCATATACCCTAATGAACCAATAAAATATGCAACAGAATCAACATTAAACCATTACATATACAATAGAAACTATCAGTATCGGTAAACAAACATCACCCAATAAAACCAATTCCCTGAACTTCCAAAAACATTCTACTTTTAAGAACTgtaaaaaaaaaccacagaaAATTGCGCGAAAGTAGCGAAGTATTGCTTTCCACAGTAGGCGGTATCAGAGAAAAAGTATCTACGTTCCCACAGTATACATATAACCTTATTATCCTACTAATCATCGTCCTAATCTCAATTATAAcattcaaaaatgttaaaacaTACAATGATTATAGCATCAAAGGAAATCGACACAACATCGTTCTAAATATTTACCCTAAAAATAATATCGAGACGATTGGAATTGAAACATAGTTGAAGTTATGGATTTGCACTTACGTGATTGCTGCTATGGTTGTACTCCGATTCTGTCCACGCCCTCGCGGTGGCTTTGGCAGTGGATTCAGAAGAGAAAAACTAGAGAAGCCCTAATTCTAAAACCCgtgttttctttattattaatgGATTGTTGCGGGTTAACCCGTTAAAATATGTAACCCGATTGAATTTGGCAAGTCTGATTTCATGCTGAAAGCCCGTTTCTTATAATGGCCTTTTTAAAGTCCAATACACAAGGCCCAAACTAAATACGTTTCTTTGTTCAGTCAGTCCCATGGATACTCCCAATTTGAtgaaacagttttttttttttggagtaATTTGAggttaattatgttaatttttatatattaaaattatatatttttctctgatagtttttttaaaatttaaatattttagatattaatcaatataaaaaattattgctTTAAACTTTAGCACCTTAtgttagttaatttttttcaattttaatttaacaagtTTCTAACGCCGCAAACTGAGACTGTCCAACTTCACAAGTTTCTAACGCACACACTATTGTTACCTTTCTAACCTCACGGAACCATTGAATAATCTTTTACTGATATATGATTCAACACATTTCCCAAATCGACTACTTgctcaactttttttttttttctatctttaaaatattgtatttatgaATGGAGAGAGAAATAGAGTTAAAAACTCTTTATATAAATGTGTgagtaaaaaaagtaaatgttatataaaaaattaaaattgctaTACTTACATGATactaattgaaaatgaaaatttcctgaaaatatattttgaaatttacatTATTTAGATCGGGACTTAATGAAGGTAATATAAGAGAAGGAACTGATATATTAGTCGTTGcattaagatttttttcttcttataattaatcatattacttttatatagtttaaaaatacatgtcaccctaaataaataataagcttaattacttgttttatcttttgatcGAGAAATTTTAAGTCAatcaacttaaatttttaatttgactaagtttgaaattttaaaaaattaactcattttttattaggggtggcaatgcgggccggcccgccccgtttaggcccgccccgcataaggcccgcacattgcgggccggcccgccccgccccgcacattttatgcgggccgcatactctggcccgccccgcatataCATTGGCCCGCGGGCCtgcgggccggcccgctttttttttttttttaatttttttatttatttattttttttaataataaaactttcaatgtttaaaaattggaaaactttaagaagttcacaaaattaagtaaagactttggggaattagatgataaattgataattcaacattttcatcatattcatactatgacatacacaatgtattctttaaattttagcacattaaaaattacacaatacttgtcttttccaattatacaagaatttgaaatgttaatgcaagagtccataaaagaagtaattaatatatacaagtgcaagtttttttttttttaattttatgcgggcttgcgggccggcccgcgcgGGCCGCGGGCTAGCCCGTGCGGGCCGCGGGCCTATGCGGGCCGAGCCCGCGCGGGCCTGCGGGCTCAATAtcctggcccgccccgcatttTTTCTGCGGGCCTGCGGGTCGGGCCCGCGGGCCAGGCCCAAATTGCCACccctattttttattagtataatatcAAAACATTAAACGTGTAACTtcgtatttttgtttttttttattttagaaaaaaaaacaatatgtCAGGTTCTAGTATGCCATGTGACAATAGCAAAAtcatatgttaatattaataatagcgCCAAATGTCAATATTATTCTCAagtatcattatttttcatacaattcagtttttatatatgttttttttttatatttcattaactcacaaaatttgtttaagtagAAGAATTTTGTTTACCTTGaaccaaatttattaattatataaatgttatacttttatttatatatatatatatatatatatatatatatatatatatatatatatatatattaaaattgattttttattaaaggtttatgaaattatttttaaataaattttaacatattattggattctattaaaataaattatttttaatattataaaataatattgattagtaatataataattttaaatacttaatcCTTTTGTAAAtggaatttaaatttatttaataaatataatgatatttatatgataaataataaaatgttgtgtgaattaaaaataaaaaattgtttgaaaatactaaaatttaaaatgaaaataatttaaaaaatcaaattttcttatataattaaaaaaataaaagtgtacaataacttaaatatttaatatctactatttaaattttaattattataacaataaagCAATTCATTATGTGAttactttaattgtttttatttaatatattaaaaggttaattttaataaaaatatgagtataATATTTATCTGGGTGAAAAGTAAGTTTTTTCAGCAACTTCActgttatttttcatatattaaaagtgTATATTTTTCCTGATATTTtcttaacttaaaaatattactaaatataaattattataaaaatgtattagttttatatttaacaCTTTATCATATTTTAGTTAATTCTGTTCTTATTTAACTTATTATCCATTGCACACGGGACACTAGATatggtttttattatttaaaagtgagTATTGCTTTTatacttcaaatattttcagTATAAATTccatttgtaattattttctaaagaTTTTATTGGATTGAAAACAGAGGGTAAATGGAAAGAATAGAAGTAAGAATGGAAATTATTTTACACGGGTTGGTTAAAGATACAAAattcttatgttttctttaattcaaattttaaaaatgtgtttctttATTCAAACAACACTGGTCTTCACAGTAATTAACTTTAGTTACATGACATTATTTAGGTACAAACAATTAAAGATCCCATACAAAGTGATTATGGTCCCTTCTGATAAAAAATCTTCCTTTTACACTAAGAAGGATCCAGAACAAGGAGCATGAATTGCAAAATaagagttttgaaaaaaatattgcatCTCTAAAGTATAGGTTGACTCTATTCCGGTAAGAATTTTTGTATAGttattcaagttttttttttttagagattataggttaaattttttactaatcaaaattaacactaaattagtctataaagcatatataaataacaattgaaattttataattttatcgttatatcgtcatatcgttatattgatatattgttgttatattgttatattgtcaCGTCGTTATATTATCATATTGACATATCGTCATAACTTTATATGATCGTATCGTTATATTGTCATATAATTATATCTTTATATGTTGTTAtcgtaatattattatataattataattattatattattatattgttatatcgtATATCATCTCATcattatatcatattatattgttatattttcatatcgttatatcattatattttcatattcttatattgtcatatttttgtatcatattgttatattatcATATTGTTTTATCGTCATATCATCATATTATTATATCGTTACATCCTCTTATTATATCATCATATTGTCATACtgttatattatcatatttttattgtcatattgtcatatctataaaattataaaatcataaattataaaattataatttttataattttaaaataataaaacaattgaaCAAGATGACACCTTTTAACATCCAATAATTAAATTCACTAAATTAGCAAAAAaggtaacaataaatatttaattaaaaaaataaattaattgagtactcaataaataataaattttttaagaacTTGATTGaaagttattaaatttatcGTCGgacttaaacataattaaatcaaatatttaaacatataaaatagtagtgaaagaaaattgaataaattataaactacaAACTAAAATAACGAAAATAATCTAAGCGAATAACCAGTTTATTTCTCTTATCACTTATTTTCAATTTACGTGCAACTAGCATCCAAATTgtactagtttttttttatcaataattattatacaatGTAAACTTAGATAAATgtattaacattttataattttttatttaaaatttagtcaTATTTCCAATCAAatgtcttttattattttttcttactttaataataataaaaaaagatttaactTCCTAAGCACGCTTGGAGGAATTATAACTTTTGCAGCGTCAGGAGCTATCAGAAAGTTCTGGAACTTAATTTGAAACTGTTGCCTATTTGCTCTATCACTGCTGTGTCCTTCAAATGAAGTCTTCAATGAAGAACTCAAAACTCTTCAATGCCGATTACCTGTATGATGAAAGTTCCATTCTAACATTTTGTATCCATGACTTGCTTGtgattgttatatatttataaactcTAAGCTGAAGTTCATTGCTTTTAGCATCTAAGTTCATTGTTTTTGTCTTCTGCGTCTTTTAGCCGAAGGAGAAGAGCATACCAAATGTGAAGCAtctctttgatttcatgactgCTAGAACTATTGAGGCCTACCATGTGTTCAAGAAAACTTTATCATCACTTCTTGTTAAATTCCTAAAATCTGCAATACCACAAATGCAGATAAAGATGAATCTACATTACATCCTTTTagtttgttttcattattatacGTTGGTATTTCACAAATCTATCTTCACATCGTTTTTTACAGAAATTGTACCTTTCTGCTATGCTATATTTTGATCAAACTGTATCGGTGACAAGGATTTTCCTTGCTTACTTAATGACCCTGTTCAATGAGCGACTGAATGATTTACTTAAAGAAAACTTGGATGGAGCAGCTTAGCAAGGATTATAAAGGATTCAGATGCAACATCATTAGTGTATAATTTTTGATACTGTAGGATCTCGGTTGAACTGATGAACCATTAGCTTTTTTTGCTTTATGTTGAAAGAtgctttcttattttctttctcagtGTGAACTCTGCTTAAAGTTAATGTCGAAAAATATTGGTTCAGCAAAACCAACACGCACTAGAGAATGGTTGAAAGTATATTACCAATTTTTTGAAGTGATTTGAATGGGTTGAAAATAGTCTTACCAATTTTTATATGTGATTTACTGACCAATACCAATTTTTTAAATCACTTCAAACCATGGTGGAGTTATTTTCAACCTATTTTTAAGAGTCTATGGAGTTTTCTTGACCAATATTTTGATTCCTAAGATCACCAAAGTATAATGTTCACTACAGcccccaaaaaaaaaaaaactatttcagTTAATAGATAAGCATAATTATTCAGAGAATTAGTATTGGACAAAATGTacgaattgaaataaaatattattaatattaattttaaaagagaggattgaaattgaattaatttaaattatttgaattatacaaattttttaaatttgtattgaTGATGGATATCTTATTTTGAAGcgtatgtatttttattttattcaagaCTAGATTATTCTAAATGATGATGTTTagaatagttattttttaaaataaattaatttaacaattgagtgtaatttttttaaataattcaatttttttgttaataaaatcaCAGTCATATACCAAGTAAGAATATTGTCTTaaatatatagtttaattaaCCCTTCATTTAAATATGATATCTATTACTTCGTGATAAAAACGAAATTCAATTATCGAATGTCATCATTTTATCCATGTGATGTGAATAtccttaataaaaatatatagtttatcATCCTTTACCTTCCATGTCAAAACTATTGTCTCAACTGTTTCTAAAAATTACTTTCCAGAATGGAGATTGATACCACTCCAAAATGTAGTTTTGAGACACtctttgaatttaaaaaaaaaaaaattctacatttaaaaaatattttataatataaaataaagatatctTAATAAACATAGAAGTTGAATATAATTTGTGCAATAATCGTATCTCCCAAATCCTCCGAGATTGGGCTTGTAGAGGAGTATAAAACAATTTTGGGCCGTAGTGGATCACAAATGTTAACCCAACTTAGAGATTCAAACCggtatttaataataaaaaataaaaaataaaagttctaCACTATTTATTTCAAGTCAATGGAGAATTTGGTGTTTTCATTCGTGCATCTGTCATATTATAAGACAAATAAGTGTTTTCacgataataattttttgtgttcTCAATCGAAAATAGGTTAATAATGCAactctataatataaaatagatagaaCAGAATGTATATATATGATTAGGTTTTAACTTCTCAATGGATGGTCAAACTTTTTTCATCTACAACCTATTCATTTTCCGATCTCTCTGTTTCTCGTTCCTATAGTTTTTGTTTTAgagcataatttttttctaaagagTTCATGTATGAGAGAAATGCAGCCCTAGACACAAACAATACTCACAGAACCAcaactatttttgaaaatccagcaataacaaatattaaaaacataggTTCCGACTAGATTGAAAATTCagcaaataacaaatattaaaaacgTAGTCCCGACTATTCTGAAAATTAACCAATAACGAAAATTAGAAATGTTGAGAGATACTTCTGTTAGTGAGAAACCTTAGTCTTCTTTGGACTCTCCTGCCATCTCCTCCTCTCATCCTTGCTCCTATTAGGATTTTACAGCTCCAACTAAAATgctaaaaacaataaaaaacaagcatctaacaaataattaaaaaaaaacaaaaacagcaaaGGAA
This region of Vigna unguiculata cultivar IT97K-499-35 chromosome 5, ASM411807v1, whole genome shotgun sequence genomic DNA includes:
- the LOC114183836 gene encoding probable ribosome biogenesis protein RLP24 gives rise to the protein MRLEKCWFCSSTVYPGHGIQFVRNDAKIFRFCRSKCHKNFKMKRNPRKVKWTKAYRRVHGKDMTQDSTFEFERKRNRPERYDRNVAENVLKAIPKIDKIRVTREERHHKNRMKGKKEKLMKEAVRELEQGISLVKAPSVLQQDPSLTLPKIKVKVSQQQSEENHAAMEE